DNA sequence from the Parasphaerochaeta coccoides DSM 17374 genome:
CGGTTGGTTGGGATTAGGGTGAAGTCGTTCAATCTCTATTTCCTGTACCAATAAACCTTTGGCTGATTCTGGGCTCGATGCGTCAGGCAAGGAATGCGCGACTGCCGTTTCGTATACCGTGTCGAATGAATAATCATCCATCAAGGCTCCGATTCCTTTGCCTAATCCATGTTTCTTACTTGGAGACACGTTCAGACACCTCCTCAGCTAGACTTTTGTATGACTTCGCGCCGATGCTGCTCGCATCATAGACGTTGATGGGCAATCCATGGGACGGAGCTTCGGAAAGCCGCACGTTCCTGGGTACTTTTGAAGAAAATACCAACTTCGGGAAATATGTCGAAACATCCTCGACTACCTCATTGGCAAGTTTAATCCGCTTATTGTACATGGTAAAAACAATGCCAAGGATTGAAAGACGGGGATTAAGTGAGCGTCGCACATTGGCAATCGTCCTCATCAGCAGGTTCAGACCTTCCATTGCAAAATATTCACATTGCATGGGGATGATGACATAATCAGCCCAGCACATGGCATTCATCGTCACAATTCCCAGGGATGGCGGGCAATCTACAAGAATATAGTCCCATTCCAGCTCAATAGGAGCCAGCGCTTTTTTCAAGAAGAACTCACGTTGCTCCTGTTCTACCAGCTCCACATTCAATCCAACAAGGTTTATATTCCCTGCCATGATGAAAAGATTCTTTACAGGAGTAGCCTGACACGCTTCCGCAGCGGTAACAGTTCCCGCGATTACCTCATACGTTCCAGGCAAATGAGAATCGCCAGACACTGAACTGGTAAGGTTCCCCTGGGAGTCAATATCGACCAGCAGAACCTTCTTGCCACTTTGGGCAAGGGCGGCACCGAGATTAACGGCAGTCGTTGTCTTTCCAACACCACCTTTCTGATTAGAAAAGATAATTTTCACGACACTCATACGGACAATATACGGGAATATAGAAAGAATGTCACGACAAAGAAGGCTTTTATACAAGAACCACAAAGTAAAGAAGAACTACATACGGAAACAGAAGTTAAATTGTAATAGAAATGTGACAGAAAAAAGCTCTCCCTTGACCATTGGACACGGGTGAAGTATCTTACATCATGCACAGCCCAAGGAAAGAGGTACATATGCAAGAACAAATCAAGGAAGCAATTGAGGCTATCCGACCAGCAATACAGAACGACGGGGGAGATATTGAATTTGTCCAGCTTGATGACAACAAAGTCATCGTCCGTCTTACAGGAGCATGCGCTGGCTGCCCCATGGCGAAAATGACTCTTAAAGGTGGCGTTGAAAGATATCTTCACCACGCCGTAAGTCCAGATCTCGTCATTGTATGTGAAGAAGAAGGCGTTTTGGCCTGAACTGCACCAATAGCCGCACCAATATCCATTCGTCAATGTTTCACGTGAAACCTGAAGGCAACAAAACCTTCAGGTATTTTTATTAAATTGAGTTAACACCCGTAAAAACACCGCAATCAACGGAAAACACCGTAAAGAGTGTTACTAAATTCAATATATATAGAAATAAACAGGCTAGCCACTTTTAAAAAAGCAAAATAATATAAAGTCTCATGAAAAACCATATCATGCACTGTCATTATATGTAAAAACAGGTTGAGATTACTACATGTATCATGACAAACATGAACGGGCCTTCCAATGTTTCACGTGAAACATTTTAGCGCAAGCAATCGACAAACCCTCCGCGCAGTTCCTTGCTCTCATCTCCCGTATCATCAATTTTGCCCCAACCAACTCCAATGTTTCACGTGAAACATTTCATGCCATATTTCTTAATTCGTATCATTGATCCTCCTTCTTCATGAATTAAAAAGAAAAGGAGAAGCCGTTATTCTACCAATAATTCGGTTTACTACAAGAAGAGTTATCCACAGGATGTTAGCATCTCACACATACCATATACAAACCATCACTACCATCATCAGAAAGGGAAATAAAGATAAAAACATAATATTATTTCCATATAACAAAACTACTTATCAAAATATAAGCGTTTGACTGAATAGCATCGTCAAACAAAAAACCTGCTCATTGAATAAAGTATTCCACAGGTTATCCACAGGCTGTCCCCGTCCGATGATACAAAGATATTTTTCCCCAGTAAGGTAACGGCAAAGCAAAAGTCACGAAACAAACAAAATGTAAACACCTGCAAAAAAGAGCCAAAAACCAAGAAAAACCACCACGACACCCTTCAAAAGAAAAATTTCTACTCATCAAAACAATAAATGGCCTTATTTATTAGCAGCAGTCGCTTTCATTTTGCTAAACTTTTCATTTCCTTTCACGTTTCTATGCATCAATACAGTTTTGTGTGGTCGATTTTGCTTTTCCTCGATTTTCCCATCCTTCTTTCTAAAATACCTCTGTTTTCCACATCTCATCAACCATATTTGCACTTGTTTTCCACTGCTTTTCCACATCATAATCCCAGGGTTATCCACAGGATATCAACAATACAAATACGATACATCTAGTCCTTTCAGGACAAAAAATAACGGCCTATTTACTAACTTTTATAGCAAATAAACCGTTATAATAAAATTAATTAAGTAACTAAATGTGCTTTATTCAGCAGATGTATTAACTATTTCTCCAACCATGATATCTCCCGTGGCATCTTCTCCGACCCCGTCTTCCTCATCTCTGGAGTAATCCGTGACCGCGAGAGCGACGATGGAGTCCTTTGGATTCTTCAAAGCGACAACCCTGACACCACTGGCGTTCCTTCCTTGGGTGGAGATCAGATTCACATGGATGCGGATTGTCTGTCCCTGCATGGTGATTACAACCACATCATTCTCATCATTCACCGCAAGAGCGTTGACCAGATAACTAGTCTTCTCCTTAATGCGGTAGATAAGCTGACCTTGTGTCCCTCTCCCGTGTCTGTTGAAGTTGGAGAAATTCACCTGCTTGCCCTGACCTTTTTCAGTTATCATCAGGATGCGCCTGGAATCATCAACCTTCAACAGCCCGATGACCGTATCATCCCCAAGCAATTTCATGCCACGCACACCGCGAGAAGCCCTTCCCATGGCACGGACATCCCCTCCAGCTATCCTTAAGCCACGACCACCGGCAGTCACGAACATCATGTCGTCCCCATCGGTCATCAGCTCGCTCTGAACCATGATATCCCCTTCATCAAGGAACAAGGCGCGCACGCCACGGCTCTTTGCATTGCGGAAAGCTGGCAGTCCCACTTTCTTGGTGACGCCATGCTTCGTGACCATGAACAAATACTGGTCATCATGGAATTCGGTGAAATTGATGATGGAGGATATTTCCTCTCCATCGGTTATATCTATGAGCTGCTTAATGCTGCTGCCCTTGGATACCTTGGAACCCTCAGGAATCTCATGAACCTTAATCCAATACGCCTTGCCAAAGCTGGAAACGAACATGACATAATCATGAGTAGAGGCGACATAGAGATGCTCGACGAAATCATCGTTGATGAGCTTTGCGCCTTTCACGCCGGAACCTCCGCGTCCTTGGGAACGGTATTCCTCCGCCACGACGCGCTTTATGAAGCCTTTGTTGCTGATGACGACAACCACTTCCTCATTCTTGATGAAATCCTCGACCTGCGTCTGTCCGATTTCAGCCCTTTGTATCTCCGTCAGGCGTTTATCACCATATTTTGCGGCAAGTTCCCGTGTTTCCTGCGCAACGACTCCCAGAATCTTGCGACGGTCAGCGAGAAGATCCTTGTAATAAGCAATCTTGACCTCAAGCTCGGCCAACTCTTCAAGGATTTTCTCTGTCTCCAGATGGGAGAGCCTGCCAAGTTTCATGTCGATGATGGCATCGGCCTGTATCTTGGTAAGCCCAAAAGCCTTTTGCAGCCCTTCGGAGGCCGCGGCGTTATCTTCCGATTCCTTGATGATGCGGATGACCTCATCAATATTCTCAAGGCCGATTTTCAACCCCAGGAGGATATGGGCACGTTCCTCAGCTTTCTGTAGGTCATAGCGTGTCCGTCTTTCCACGACCTGCTCACGATAATTGATATAATGAACCAGGATTTCCTTAAGGGAAAGCAACTGCGGCCTGCCGTTCACCAAAGCAAGGTTGTTCACATTGAAATTGCTCTGTAGGGGAGTGCGGAGGAACAGTGTGTTCAGCACGA
Encoded proteins:
- a CDS encoding NifU family protein, whose protein sequence is MQEQIKEAIEAIRPAIQNDGGDIEFVQLDDNKVIVRLTGACAGCPMAKMTLKGGVERYLHHAVSPDLVIVCEEEGVLA
- the gyrA gene encoding DNA topoisomerase (ATP-hydrolyzing) subunit A, which gives rise to MRNEEHIVEEKESRIIKIEVSQEMKTSYLNYAMSVIVSRALPDVRDGLKPVHRRILYDMYEMGLRANTPFKKSARVVGDVLGKYHPHGDASVYDALVRLAQDFSLRYPVVRPQGNFGSIDGDPPAAMRYTEVKMSRIGEEMLADIQKDTVDFGPNYDDSLQEPQVLPAAFPFMLANGSSGIAVGMATNMAPHNLTEICDAIGAVIENPDIDLEGLMQYIKGPDFPSGAIICGQQGIIDAFSTGRGKIVQRARYEIEEHERGSDQIIFTQIPYQVNKAELVKKIDELRRNDLPAISAVRDESDREGIRIVVELKKGSVPRIVLNTLFLRTPLQSNFNVNNLALVNGRPQLLSLKEILVHYINYREQVVERRTRYDLQKAEERAHILLGLKIGLENIDEVIRIIKESEDNAAASEGLQKAFGLTKIQADAIIDMKLGRLSHLETEKILEELAELEVKIAYYKDLLADRRKILGVVAQETRELAAKYGDKRLTEIQRAEIGQTQVEDFIKNEEVVVVISNKGFIKRVVAEEYRSQGRGGSGVKGAKLINDDFVEHLYVASTHDYVMFVSSFGKAYWIKVHEIPEGSKVSKGSSIKQLIDITDGEEISSIINFTEFHDDQYLFMVTKHGVTKKVGLPAFRNAKSRGVRALFLDEGDIMVQSELMTDGDDMMFVTAGGRGLRIAGGDVRAMGRASRGVRGMKLLGDDTVIGLLKVDDSRRILMITEKGQGKQVNFSNFNRHGRGTQGQLIYRIKEKTSYLVNALAVNDENDVVVITMQGQTIRIHVNLISTQGRNASGVRVVALKNPKDSIVALAVTDYSRDEEDGVGEDATGDIMVGEIVNTSAE
- a CDS encoding ParA family protein yields the protein MSVVKIIFSNQKGGVGKTTTAVNLGAALAQSGKKVLLVDIDSQGNLTSSVSGDSHLPGTYEVIAGTVTAAEACQATPVKNLFIMAGNINLVGLNVELVEQEQREFFLKKALAPIELEWDYILVDCPPSLGIVTMNAMCWADYVIIPMQCEYFAMEGLNLLMRTIANVRRSLNPRLSILGIVFTMYNKRIKLANEVVEDVSTYFPKLVFSSKVPRNVRLSEAPSHGLPINVYDASSIGAKSYKSLAEEVSERVSK